The nucleotide window GGGCTAAAAGGAGCTAGGAAATAGTTGGCTTACCTATATTGAAGATGATGAACTCTCTTTCCTTTGTGTTGGGTATTGCCACAAAACCTTCGGGCTCCACAGTCACCAAAATGTGCAATCCGCCCTGAGCAAAACCGAGCTTCTTTAGCATTactctgtgtgtgtgtgtgtgtatgaaGAATCCACTTACAATCTTACATTAACGTAAAGGGTTAAATCACTTTTCGGGGCCTGAACTTGACAGCTTTTCTCACATTGGGGCTTGAACTTTCTTTTTGCTCAAGTTAGTCCTTGAAAACCCTCGAGTTTAGGCCCCAATGTGGGAGTAATTGCCAAGTTCAGGTCCCAATATGGGACAAATTGCCAAGTTTAGGGACTAACTTGGACAAAGAAAAAGGTTCAAGCCTCAATGTGGAATAGTTGTTTAGTTCAGGCTCTAATGTGAGAACAATTGCCCAAGTTCAAGGTCTAACTTGAACAAAAAATAAGTTTAAGCACCAATGCAGGAGAAGTTGCCAAGTTCAGACCCCAAATAGTGATTTAATCCTAATGTAAAACTAAAGTAGATTTACAGACTTCCGTAACTTTTTTTGTAGATTAATATCTTAACAATCCAATCATTGAATTTACCAATATAATTGTATTTGTCATATACTGCAGTTCTGAATTGGTTCGACATCTCTATCATATCGATCAAGAATACCGTCTTCAACATACATGATCAATGATCAATGATCAATGAGAATGGAACATGAAATATACCCATCGAACTCGTACAAAAAGTTACAGAAGCATATAAAACTACTTTAATTCTATATAATATTTCAAACATTGGAGACTAAATTTGCATCAAAAGAAAGTTCATCAGCATAGGCTAAAACCTGATCATTAATGGAGTCAAGATTATCAGTCTTGAATATCAACTTCTCTGTATTCAACAATCTTCTGTTCCTGTTTAACCCAGATTCTAAATCCCCTTTCTTCAGTTGCAAAGAAAAACTAGCGGGAATCTTTCAATAAAAAATCAAAGCTCAGCTTTTGAAACTGAAAACGCCAAAAATAGGCAAAATCATAGTAAAGAAATTACATACGGAAGCTGGATACGAGATCTTCACTTCGTACCAAGTTAATGATTTCAGATCTTGCAGTTTATAGACTCGAGAACCCATTTTAAGCGGCAAAGTTTCCGCCTTTAGCTCCTCTCCAACA belongs to Gossypium arboreum isolate Shixiya-1 chromosome 7, ASM2569848v2, whole genome shotgun sequence and includes:
- the LOC108471476 gene encoding uncharacterized protein LOC108471476 isoform X3 yields the protein MLRSIKFNFFIPIYIVIFIVSSSIFSHGKMLDGAVLNVGEELKAETLPLKMGSRVYKLQDLKSLTWYEVKISYPASIPASFSLQLKKGDLESGLNRNRRLLNTEKLIFKTDNLDSINDQGGLHILVTVEPEGFVAIPNTKEREFIIFNIVCDELLLGIPYYAWWVVAFVVLCLVSALIIPSYLPSYLLRDQNVAKQS
- the LOC108471476 gene encoding uncharacterized protein LOC108471476 isoform X2, producing MGSRVYKLQDLKSLTWYEVKISYPASIPASFSLQLKKGDLESGLNRNRRLLNTEKLIFKTDNLDSINDQGGLHILVTVEPEGFVAIPNTKEREFIIFNIVCDELLLGIPYYAWWVVAFVVLCLVSALIIPSYLPSYLLRDQNVAKQS
- the LOC108471476 gene encoding uncharacterized protein LOC108471476 isoform X1: MLRSIKFNFFIPIYIVIFIVSSSIFSHGKMLDGAVLNVGEELKAETLPLKMGSRVYKLQDLKSLTWYEVKISYPASIPASFSLQLKKGDLESGLNRNRRLLNTEKLIFKTDNLDSINDQTVFLIDMIEMSNQFRTAVYDKYNYIGKFNDWIVKILIYKKSYGSL